In Cotesia glomerata isolate CgM1 linkage group LG1, MPM_Cglom_v2.3, whole genome shotgun sequence, one genomic interval encodes:
- the LOC123275242 gene encoding uncharacterized protein LOC123275242 isoform X5: MSAGGDGAGGIQSGSGGRNTPPHGSPTPMDKATLKVHLPNGGFNVVKFGDAIDVKGIISLVTSRLAVGNRHYKSLYAMRLHHPGSGESYWLHQDTTMYQVQEKYERKHPHSEWRYELRVRYLPQNLNDLYEKDKVTFYYYYDQVRNDYLNANHSTLDQDVAVQLCCLEIRYFFKDMPQVALDKKSNLEYLEREVGLHKFLPRSVLNGVKPKTLRKLIQQHFKKVAALTELECMFKFFDLLRSHYRFDQERFICALGSSWSIPVELVIGPDLGISYMAHRGGTVPTRMAEFSQIQSIQTLVSDCKEHAKACIKLRVAGASETLSITCSSLDQAESLADLIDGYCRVATGSNTSLWNRKAASWKNYPCPCKDAHPPKYRHEGNGSPEKNHGKTGTILSEDYAEIVDEEGDYSTPAARDYEIVRNQVELGEIIGEGQFGNVHKGSYKGRDGHTVAVAVKTCKVDADLATAEKFLEEAYIMQQFEHPYIIRLIGVCSEAPIWLVMELARLGEMRAYLQNNKHRLDLATLLLYTFQLSTALSYLESKKFVHRDIAARNVLVSSHSCVKLADFGLSRWVEDQSYYIASKCKLPIKWMAPESINFRRFTTSSDVWMFGVCMWEILMLGVKPFQGVKNNEVIRKLENGERLALPDRCPPRLYSLMSQCWSYEPSKRPTFKDIRENLHEILLEERHQQQETMKRENRRVQAMSWGADEVPPPKPSRQPQSSEQVPTTVAPVSTYIVAQSPEVLAQLLKDNQARGVCPSVYTTPASAFNTLAVQFQDDQQVLTTATVTDLPFFDPPNPLSSDSAPSNISYSNECPPTSSIATTHNDSNNSDANLDSLDSTDTMSSIISNLSVTDSIQTQSPAVNRKQSLVQIQSQVQQPQQQQQQQQQQQQAQRKIKEMQNLYAVSSKVVAGTAITGDLYSPVQKFNVSAAIPVPTVTTVGEIYAPVTNFTQSSAIIGNFSQTSSISSSYSDNNTDILNNSGPNSLSSVSSHHQVSPSIMSSSISQHAAQNSPVNFPSQFVKCSAAAALCSQNAVVVSMAMQGACQSSPAISSLSSNFIINNNKNNVIAGGSSVGAGVGGIGGGSVGAGGGQIVNSSLPVSECLYGPVLKFRAQAQSCAETKTAASVAALPYAQNSTARVYSPTPCVAQNYQQQLHHHVPVPSYQQQHQQQQQFSVNYGQNNQLQGVQYVGNVNQQQQQQPGIMHAQINGVPPIYTVHATPAIAGGQQPFDHQQIIIQNPNYSQSVANQQQYSAIVHGSHPQFAVSMQPQYSSSPIKHAPISNAATDYMVAQNLTQATINNPAVMARSNAGPQVATGLAKITTFVNPNQEEQLVSSIDGTLSSSLISSAVSDSTMSSSGSILEDAQQDQRNAQSQLFDSITDNIHNSIDEEQKLLEQRLFEQQRQSEEDSRWLAREEKRLSIATSGDESASPPIPRSMTQSPSHDHSANTSSFGSDKSSDKIIIVKKMEPTPTADLDRSNDKVYDCTTNVVRAVMSLSQGVQQSKADQYLELVRRVGVELRALLSSVDALVDVLPATAHRQVEMAHKVLSKDMADLVTAMKLAQNYSSTTLDAEYRKGMLSAAHILAMDAKNLLDVIDSIRIRYPYVDNQICERQQETISNSRQSTPEHQHLNNQHQNRIIRSSQSGEQLLLRRSQSTERSDTPSFRQSQSGDVLHRLGQSVDRSLPGTPSATGVNDITTNPMSSLERRHRMVTNSLERNSTAARKQITTNSLERKRPSMPTMSASICTGSSSPHNSVSLPPIPVPVPVSCNVVQTTAPIIHPNQMITMDISQSAKFTNNTNDLTATQVNDS; encoded by the exons GTGGTTTTAATGTCGTTAAATTTGGAGACGCAATCGACGTAAAAGGGATAATATCCCTAGTAACGAGTCGTTTGGCCGTAGGTAATAGACATTACAAAAGTTTATACGCAATGAGGCTTCATCATCCGGGCTCTGGCGAGAGTTATTGGCTGCATCAAGACACCACCATGTATCAA GTCCAGGAGAAATACGAACGTAAACATCCACATTCCGAGTGGAGGTATGAGCTACGCGTGCGTTATTTACCGCAAAATCTAAACGACTTGTATGAAAAAGATAAAGTTACATTCTACTACTACTACGATCAG GTGAGAAATGATTATCTCAATGCAAATCATTCGACACTGGATCAAGATGTTGCCGTCCAGCTGTGTTGCCTAGAGATACGTTATTTCTTTAAAGACATGCCGCAAGTAGCACTTGACAAGAAGAGCAACCTGGAGTACCTGGAACGAGAa GTTGGATTGCACAAATTCCTTCCACGCTCGGTGTTAAACGGTGTGAAACCAAAAACATTGCGAAAGCTCATTCAGCAACACTTTAAGAAGGTCGCTGCTCTCACTGAGCTCGAGTGTATGTTTAAATTCTTTGATCTTCTACGCTCGCACTACAGATTTGATCAGGAGAGATTCATTTGTGCATTGGGG TCGAGCTGGTCGATACCCGTTGAACTAGTTATCGGTCCGGATCTCGGGATTTCTTATATGGCACATCGAGGCGGAACAGtg ccGACAAGAATGGCAGAGTTTTCCCAAATCCAATCGATCCAGACATTGGTATCAGATTGCAAAGAGCATGCCAAGGCTTGCATAAAGCTACGTGTCGCCGGAGCATCTGAAACGCTGAGCATAACATGTTCGAGTTTAGATCAAGCGGAAAGCCTTGCGGATTTGATTGACGGTTATTGTCGAGTTGCTACGGGATCCAATACCTCGCTATGgaatagaaaag CTGCTTCTTGGAAAAATTATCCTTGTCCTTGCAAAG acgCTCATCCGCCAAAGTACCGGCACGAAGGTAATGGAAGTCCCGAAAAAAATCACGGTAAAACGGGGACTATTTTGTCTGAAGATTATGCGGAAATTGTTGATGAAGAAGGGGATTATTCGACACCTGCTG CTCGTGACTATGAAATCGTAAGGAATCAAGTGGAGCTCGGTGAAATAATAGGTGAAGGCCAGTTCGGTAACGTTCATAAAGGTTCCTATAAAGGTAGAGATGGTCACACGGTCGCAGTCGCGGTTAAAACCTGTAAAGTCGACGCGGATCTCGCGACTGCTGAGAAATTTTTAGAGGAAGCTT ATATAATGCAGCAGTTCGAGCATCCGTACATTATAAGGCTGATTGGTGTTTGCTCAGAGGCGCCGATCTGGCTGGTGATGGAGTTAGCGAGGCTCGGTGAAATGCGAGCGTACTTGCAAAATAACAAGCACCGGCTGGATCTCGCGACACTTTTACTTTACACCTTTCAATTGAGCACAGCGCTTTCCTATCTCGAGAGCAAAAAATTCGTCCACCGAGATATTGCAGCCCGAAATGTTCTGGTCTCCTCGCATTCTTGCGTTAAACTTGCTGATTTTGGGCTCAGTCGGTGGGTTGAGGATCAGAGCTACTACATTGCTAGTAAATGTAAATTGCCGATCAAATGGATGGCGCCTGAGAGCATTAATTTCCGACGTTTCACCACCTCCTCTGATGTATGGATGTTTG gtGTTTGCATGTGGGAAATATTGATGTTGGGAGTAAAACCATTTCAAGgcgtaaaaaataatgaagtgATTCGTAAGCTTGAGAATGGTGAGCGCCTTGCACTTCCTGATCGCTGTCCTCCGCGGTTATATTCACTGATGTCACAATGCTGGAGTTATGAACCGAGTAAACGGCCGACTTTCAAGGACATTAGAGAAAACTTAca tgaaattttattggaaGAACGACATCAGCAGCAAGAAACGATGAAACGTGAAAACCGGCGAGTTCAAGCAATGTCATGGG GAGCAGATGAAGTGCCACCACCAAAGCCGTCCCGACAGCCGCAATCGTCAGAGCAAGTGCCAACAACGGTAGCGCCGGTGTCAACGTACATCGTCGCCCAGAGCCCGGAGGTGCTGGCCCAGCTGCTGAAGGACAATCAAGCTCGGGGGGTATGTCCCTCTGTGTACACGACGCCTGCCTCTGCCTTCAATACGCTTGCGGTTCAATTTCAAGACGATCAGCAAGTTCTCACTACCGCTACTGTCACAGACTTGCCTTTCTTCGATCCCCCGAACCCCCTCTCCTCGGACTCTGCCCCAAGTAACATTAGTTACAGCAATGAATGTCCCCCTACTTCGTCTATCGCAACTACTCACAATGACTCTAATAATTCTGATGCTAATTTAGATTCTCTAGACTCTACTGATACCATGTCATCTATTATATCTAATCTCAGCGTGACAGACTCTATTCAAACACAATCTCCCGCTGTAAATCGTAAACAATCACTCGTACAAATCCAATCCCAAGTACAACAGCcccaacaacaacaacaacaacaacaacaacaacaacaagcGCAACGTAAGATTAAAGAGATGCAAAATTTGTACGCGGTTAGCTCTAAAGTTGTTGCCGGTACCGCAATAACCGGCGATTTGTACTCGCCAGTCCAAAAGTTTAACGTTTCTGCGGCGATACCAGTGCCCACGGTGACCACCGTCGGCGAAATTTACGCCCCGGTGACCAATTTCACCCAAAGCTCCGCGATAATCGGTAATTTTAGCCAAACATCGAGTATCAGTAGCAGTTACAGTGACAATAACACAGACATACTCAACAATTCCGGGCCCAATAGCTTGTCAAGTGTCTCGAGTCACCACCAAGTATCGCCCAGTATTATGTCCTCGTCTATTTCTCAGCATGCAGCGCAAAATTCACCTGTCAATTTTCCCAGTCAGTTTGTTAAGTGTTCAGCAGCTGCCGCGCTGTGCTCTCAAAACGCGGTCGTGGTATCTATGGCGATGCAAGGTGCTTGTCAAAGCTCACCTGCGATCTCCTCCTTGTCAtcaaactttattattaataacaacaaaaataatgttatCGCTGGTGGTAGTAGTGTTGGTGCTGGTGTTGGTGGTATTGGTGGTGGTAGTGTTGGTGCTGGTGGCGGACAAATTGTCAACTCGTCTTTACCCGTATCGGAATGCCTCTACGGGCCTGTTTTGAAATTCCGCGCGCAAGCCCAAAGTTGCGCAGAGACAAAAACCGCGGCATCTGTCGCTGCTTTACCTTACGCGCAAAATTCAACCGCGCGTGTCTACAGCCCGACACCTTGTGTCGCCCAGAATTATCAACAGCAATTGCATCACCATGTCCCGGTTCCGAGTTATCAACAGCAAcatcagcagcagcagcagttTTCTGTTAATTATGGGCAAAACAATCAGCTTCAAGGAGTCCAGTATGTCGGCAATGTTAatcaacagcagcagcagcaaccTGGAATTATGCATGCTCAAATAAACGGCGTACCCCCTATTTACACTGTCCACGCTACACCTGCGATTGCTGGCGGACAGCAGCCTTTCGATCACCAGCAGATTATTATTCAGAATCCTAATTACAGCCAGAGTGTAGCTAATCAGCAACAGTACTCAGCTATTGTTCACGGATCTCATCCGCAATTTGCAGTATCGATGCAGCCGCAGTATTCATCATCGCCTATTAAGCATGCGCCTATTAGCAACGCTGCTACGGATTACATGGTAGCCCAAAATTTAACGCAAGCGACGATAAATAATCCCGCTGTAATGGCGCGGTCAAATGCAGGCCCCCAAGTGGCTACCGGGCTCGCTAAAATAACGACATTCGTTAACCCAAACCAAGAAGAACAGCTGGTCAGCTCTATTGACGGGACACTGTCCAGCTCATTGATTTCTTCGGCTGTCAGCGACAGCACCATGTCATCCAGCGGGTCAATTTTGGAAGACGCCCAGCAAGATCAG AGAAATGCTCAGTCACAATTATTCGATAGTATAACGGATAATATTCACAACAGTATTGATGAAGAACAGAAATTGTTGGAACAGCGGCTTTTTGAGCAGCAAAGACAATCAGAGGAAGACAGCAGATGGCTTGCAAGAGAAGAA AAGCGTTTGTCTATTGCTACAAGCGGTGATGAAAGCGCTAGCCCACCTATCCCACGTTCAATGACTCAATCTCCTAGTCATGATCATAGTGCTAATACCAGTTCGTTTGGTTCCGACAAAAGtagtgataaaattattattgttaag aaaatggAGCCAACTCCTACAGCCGACTTGGACAGATCGAATGATAAAGTTTACGACTGCACCACGAATGTCGTACGTGCTGTGATGTCATTATCACAAGGCGTTCAACAAAGTAAAGCCGATCAGTATTTAGAATTAGTGAGACGAGTTGGAGTTGAACTGAGAGCGCTACTTTCATCGGTAGATGCTCTTGTAGACGTGCTACCCGCCACTGCACATCGTCAAGTTGAAATGGCTCACAAAGTTTTGAGCAAAGACATGGCTGATCTCGTTACTGCTATGAAATTAGCGCAAAATTATAGTTCTACAACTCTAGACGCTGAATATCGAAA aGGAATGCTATCAGCAGCTCATATATTAGCGATGGACGCAAAAAACCTTCTCGACGTGATAGACTCAATCCGGATCCGTTATCCATACGTAGATAATCAGATCTGTGAGCGACAGCAGGAGACGATAAGTAACTCACGTCAATCGACGCCAGAGCATCAGCATCTGAATAATCAGCATCAGAATCGAATAATACGTTCAAGCCAGTCAGGCGAGCAGTTACTACTGAGACGTAGTCAATCAACAGAAAGATCCGACACACCGTCATTCCGTCAGAGTCAAAGTGGTGATGTGTTGCACCGGCTTGGGCAATCGGTTGACCGTTCACTGCCTGGAACACCATCCGCAACAGGAGTTAatgacattaccacaaacccGATGTCTAGTCTCGAAAGACGGCACCGTATGGTGACTAATAGCCTCGAGAGAAATTCAACAGCAGCCAGGAAACAAATTACGACAAATAGTTTAGAGCGTAAACGACCTTCGATGCCGACAATGTCCGCGTCCATCTGCACCGGGTCCTCCTCACCGCACAATTCCGTAAGTTTGCCACCCATTCCCGTACCAGTTCCTGTCTCTTGCAATGTTGTCCAAACTACTGCGCCTATCATTCATCCCAATCAAATGATCACTATGGACATCAGTCAATCCGCTAAGTTCACAAATAACACCAATGATTTGACCGCGACTCAAGTCAACGACAGCtaa
- the LOC123275242 gene encoding uncharacterized protein LOC123275242 isoform X2 — MFFWPFISGERKTSGLSWPAATHPNYLNLNNNSSNINNNKKEEYGEKTVTSRSEPCGDNMILRRSSSSGQETPAKKKPVGHRSSYWQRNSKGLLCALGQFGCGNSHYSPDTIGTWKYHRVTRTSHEGMSAGGDGAGGIQSGSGGRNTPPHGSPTPMDKATLKVHLPNGGFNVVKFGDAIDVKGIISLVTSRLAVGNRHYKSLYAMRLHHPGSGESYWLHQDTTMYQVQEKYERKHPHSEWRYELRVRYLPQNLNDLYEKDKVTFYYYYDQVRNDYLNANHSTLDQDVAVQLCCLEIRYFFKDMPQVALDKKSNLEYLEREVGLHKFLPRSVLNGVKPKTLRKLIQQHFKKVAALTELECMFKFFDLLRSHYRFDQERFICALGSSWSIPVELVIGPDLGISYMAHRGGTVPTRMAEFSQIQSIQTLVSDCKEHAKACIKLRVAGASETLSITCSSLDQAESLADLIDGYCRVATGSNTSLWNRKDAHPPKYRHEGNGSPEKNHGKTGTILSEDYAEIVDEEGDYSTPAARDYEIVRNQVELGEIIGEGQFGNVHKGSYKGRDGHTVAVAVKTCKVDADLATAEKFLEEAYIMQQFEHPYIIRLIGVCSEAPIWLVMELARLGEMRAYLQNNKHRLDLATLLLYTFQLSTALSYLESKKFVHRDIAARNVLVSSHSCVKLADFGLSRWVEDQSYYIASKCKLPIKWMAPESINFRRFTTSSDVWMFGVCMWEILMLGVKPFQGVKNNEVIRKLENGERLALPDRCPPRLYSLMSQCWSYEPSKRPTFKDIRENLHEILLEERHQQQETMKRENRRVQAMSWGADEVPPPKPSRQPQSSEQVPTTVAPVSTYIVAQSPEVLAQLLKDNQARGVCPSVYTTPASAFNTLAVQFQDDQQVLTTATVTDLPFFDPPNPLSSDSAPSNISYSNECPPTSSIATTHNDSNNSDANLDSLDSTDTMSSIISNLSVTDSIQTQSPAVNRKQSLVQIQSQVQQPQQQQQQQQQQQQAQRKIKEMQNLYAVSSKVVAGTAITGDLYSPVQKFNVSAAIPVPTVTTVGEIYAPVTNFTQSSAIIGNFSQTSSISSSYSDNNTDILNNSGPNSLSSVSSHHQVSPSIMSSSISQHAAQNSPVNFPSQFVKCSAAAALCSQNAVVVSMAMQGACQSSPAISSLSSNFIINNNKNNVIAGGSSVGAGVGGIGGGSVGAGGGQIVNSSLPVSECLYGPVLKFRAQAQSCAETKTAASVAALPYAQNSTARVYSPTPCVAQNYQQQLHHHVPVPSYQQQHQQQQQFSVNYGQNNQLQGVQYVGNVNQQQQQQPGIMHAQINGVPPIYTVHATPAIAGGQQPFDHQQIIIQNPNYSQSVANQQQYSAIVHGSHPQFAVSMQPQYSSSPIKHAPISNAATDYMVAQNLTQATINNPAVMARSNAGPQVATGLAKITTFVNPNQEEQLVSSIDGTLSSSLISSAVSDSTMSSSGSILEDAQQDQRNAQSQLFDSITDNIHNSIDEEQKLLEQRLFEQQRQSEEDSRWLAREEKRLSIATSGDESASPPIPRSMTQSPSHDHSANTSSFGSDKSSDKIIIVKKMEPTPTADLDRSNDKVYDCTTNVVRAVMSLSQGVQQSKADQYLELVRRVGVELRALLSSVDALVDVLPATAHRQVEMAHKVLSKDMADLVTAMKLAQNYSSTTLDAEYRKGMLSAAHILAMDAKNLLDVIDSIRIRYPYVDNQICERQQETISNSRQSTPEHQHLNNQHQNRIIRSSQSGEQLLLRRSQSTERSDTPSFRQSQSGDVLHRLGQSVDRSLPGTPSATGVNDITTNPMSSLERRHRMVTNSLERNSTAARKQITTNSLERKRPSMPTMSASICTGSSSPHNSVSLPPIPVPVPVSCNVVQTTAPIIHPNQMITMDISQSAKFTNNTNDLTATQVNDS, encoded by the exons GTGGTTTTAATGTCGTTAAATTTGGAGACGCAATCGACGTAAAAGGGATAATATCCCTAGTAACGAGTCGTTTGGCCGTAGGTAATAGACATTACAAAAGTTTATACGCAATGAGGCTTCATCATCCGGGCTCTGGCGAGAGTTATTGGCTGCATCAAGACACCACCATGTATCAA GTCCAGGAGAAATACGAACGTAAACATCCACATTCCGAGTGGAGGTATGAGCTACGCGTGCGTTATTTACCGCAAAATCTAAACGACTTGTATGAAAAAGATAAAGTTACATTCTACTACTACTACGATCAG GTGAGAAATGATTATCTCAATGCAAATCATTCGACACTGGATCAAGATGTTGCCGTCCAGCTGTGTTGCCTAGAGATACGTTATTTCTTTAAAGACATGCCGCAAGTAGCACTTGACAAGAAGAGCAACCTGGAGTACCTGGAACGAGAa GTTGGATTGCACAAATTCCTTCCACGCTCGGTGTTAAACGGTGTGAAACCAAAAACATTGCGAAAGCTCATTCAGCAACACTTTAAGAAGGTCGCTGCTCTCACTGAGCTCGAGTGTATGTTTAAATTCTTTGATCTTCTACGCTCGCACTACAGATTTGATCAGGAGAGATTCATTTGTGCATTGGGG TCGAGCTGGTCGATACCCGTTGAACTAGTTATCGGTCCGGATCTCGGGATTTCTTATATGGCACATCGAGGCGGAACAGtg ccGACAAGAATGGCAGAGTTTTCCCAAATCCAATCGATCCAGACATTGGTATCAGATTGCAAAGAGCATGCCAAGGCTTGCATAAAGCTACGTGTCGCCGGAGCATCTGAAACGCTGAGCATAACATGTTCGAGTTTAGATCAAGCGGAAAGCCTTGCGGATTTGATTGACGGTTATTGTCGAGTTGCTACGGGATCCAATACCTCGCTATGgaatagaaaag acgCTCATCCGCCAAAGTACCGGCACGAAGGTAATGGAAGTCCCGAAAAAAATCACGGTAAAACGGGGACTATTTTGTCTGAAGATTATGCGGAAATTGTTGATGAAGAAGGGGATTATTCGACACCTGCTG CTCGTGACTATGAAATCGTAAGGAATCAAGTGGAGCTCGGTGAAATAATAGGTGAAGGCCAGTTCGGTAACGTTCATAAAGGTTCCTATAAAGGTAGAGATGGTCACACGGTCGCAGTCGCGGTTAAAACCTGTAAAGTCGACGCGGATCTCGCGACTGCTGAGAAATTTTTAGAGGAAGCTT ATATAATGCAGCAGTTCGAGCATCCGTACATTATAAGGCTGATTGGTGTTTGCTCAGAGGCGCCGATCTGGCTGGTGATGGAGTTAGCGAGGCTCGGTGAAATGCGAGCGTACTTGCAAAATAACAAGCACCGGCTGGATCTCGCGACACTTTTACTTTACACCTTTCAATTGAGCACAGCGCTTTCCTATCTCGAGAGCAAAAAATTCGTCCACCGAGATATTGCAGCCCGAAATGTTCTGGTCTCCTCGCATTCTTGCGTTAAACTTGCTGATTTTGGGCTCAGTCGGTGGGTTGAGGATCAGAGCTACTACATTGCTAGTAAATGTAAATTGCCGATCAAATGGATGGCGCCTGAGAGCATTAATTTCCGACGTTTCACCACCTCCTCTGATGTATGGATGTTTG gtGTTTGCATGTGGGAAATATTGATGTTGGGAGTAAAACCATTTCAAGgcgtaaaaaataatgaagtgATTCGTAAGCTTGAGAATGGTGAGCGCCTTGCACTTCCTGATCGCTGTCCTCCGCGGTTATATTCACTGATGTCACAATGCTGGAGTTATGAACCGAGTAAACGGCCGACTTTCAAGGACATTAGAGAAAACTTAca tgaaattttattggaaGAACGACATCAGCAGCAAGAAACGATGAAACGTGAAAACCGGCGAGTTCAAGCAATGTCATGGG GAGCAGATGAAGTGCCACCACCAAAGCCGTCCCGACAGCCGCAATCGTCAGAGCAAGTGCCAACAACGGTAGCGCCGGTGTCAACGTACATCGTCGCCCAGAGCCCGGAGGTGCTGGCCCAGCTGCTGAAGGACAATCAAGCTCGGGGGGTATGTCCCTCTGTGTACACGACGCCTGCCTCTGCCTTCAATACGCTTGCGGTTCAATTTCAAGACGATCAGCAAGTTCTCACTACCGCTACTGTCACAGACTTGCCTTTCTTCGATCCCCCGAACCCCCTCTCCTCGGACTCTGCCCCAAGTAACATTAGTTACAGCAATGAATGTCCCCCTACTTCGTCTATCGCAACTACTCACAATGACTCTAATAATTCTGATGCTAATTTAGATTCTCTAGACTCTACTGATACCATGTCATCTATTATATCTAATCTCAGCGTGACAGACTCTATTCAAACACAATCTCCCGCTGTAAATCGTAAACAATCACTCGTACAAATCCAATCCCAAGTACAACAGCcccaacaacaacaacaacaacaacaacaacaacaacaagcGCAACGTAAGATTAAAGAGATGCAAAATTTGTACGCGGTTAGCTCTAAAGTTGTTGCCGGTACCGCAATAACCGGCGATTTGTACTCGCCAGTCCAAAAGTTTAACGTTTCTGCGGCGATACCAGTGCCCACGGTGACCACCGTCGGCGAAATTTACGCCCCGGTGACCAATTTCACCCAAAGCTCCGCGATAATCGGTAATTTTAGCCAAACATCGAGTATCAGTAGCAGTTACAGTGACAATAACACAGACATACTCAACAATTCCGGGCCCAATAGCTTGTCAAGTGTCTCGAGTCACCACCAAGTATCGCCCAGTATTATGTCCTCGTCTATTTCTCAGCATGCAGCGCAAAATTCACCTGTCAATTTTCCCAGTCAGTTTGTTAAGTGTTCAGCAGCTGCCGCGCTGTGCTCTCAAAACGCGGTCGTGGTATCTATGGCGATGCAAGGTGCTTGTCAAAGCTCACCTGCGATCTCCTCCTTGTCAtcaaactttattattaataacaacaaaaataatgttatCGCTGGTGGTAGTAGTGTTGGTGCTGGTGTTGGTGGTATTGGTGGTGGTAGTGTTGGTGCTGGTGGCGGACAAATTGTCAACTCGTCTTTACCCGTATCGGAATGCCTCTACGGGCCTGTTTTGAAATTCCGCGCGCAAGCCCAAAGTTGCGCAGAGACAAAAACCGCGGCATCTGTCGCTGCTTTACCTTACGCGCAAAATTCAACCGCGCGTGTCTACAGCCCGACACCTTGTGTCGCCCAGAATTATCAACAGCAATTGCATCACCATGTCCCGGTTCCGAGTTATCAACAGCAAcatcagcagcagcagcagttTTCTGTTAATTATGGGCAAAACAATCAGCTTCAAGGAGTCCAGTATGTCGGCAATGTTAatcaacagcagcagcagcaaccTGGAATTATGCATGCTCAAATAAACGGCGTACCCCCTATTTACACTGTCCACGCTACACCTGCGATTGCTGGCGGACAGCAGCCTTTCGATCACCAGCAGATTATTATTCAGAATCCTAATTACAGCCAGAGTGTAGCTAATCAGCAACAGTACTCAGCTATTGTTCACGGATCTCATCCGCAATTTGCAGTATCGATGCAGCCGCAGTATTCATCATCGCCTATTAAGCATGCGCCTATTAGCAACGCTGCTACGGATTACATGGTAGCCCAAAATTTAACGCAAGCGACGATAAATAATCCCGCTGTAATGGCGCGGTCAAATGCAGGCCCCCAAGTGGCTACCGGGCTCGCTAAAATAACGACATTCGTTAACCCAAACCAAGAAGAACAGCTGGTCAGCTCTATTGACGGGACACTGTCCAGCTCATTGATTTCTTCGGCTGTCAGCGACAGCACCATGTCATCCAGCGGGTCAATTTTGGAAGACGCCCAGCAAGATCAG AGAAATGCTCAGTCACAATTATTCGATAGTATAACGGATAATATTCACAACAGTATTGATGAAGAACAGAAATTGTTGGAACAGCGGCTTTTTGAGCAGCAAAGACAATCAGAGGAAGACAGCAGATGGCTTGCAAGAGAAGAA AAGCGTTTGTCTATTGCTACAAGCGGTGATGAAAGCGCTAGCCCACCTATCCCACGTTCAATGACTCAATCTCCTAGTCATGATCATAGTGCTAATACCAGTTCGTTTGGTTCCGACAAAAGtagtgataaaattattattgttaag aaaatggAGCCAACTCCTACAGCCGACTTGGACAGATCGAATGATAAAGTTTACGACTGCACCACGAATGTCGTACGTGCTGTGATGTCATTATCACAAGGCGTTCAACAAAGTAAAGCCGATCAGTATTTAGAATTAGTGAGACGAGTTGGAGTTGAACTGAGAGCGCTACTTTCATCGGTAGATGCTCTTGTAGACGTGCTACCCGCCACTGCACATCGTCAAGTTGAAATGGCTCACAAAGTTTTGAGCAAAGACATGGCTGATCTCGTTACTGCTATGAAATTAGCGCAAAATTATAGTTCTACAACTCTAGACGCTGAATATCGAAA aGGAATGCTATCAGCAGCTCATATATTAGCGATGGACGCAAAAAACCTTCTCGACGTGATAGACTCAATCCGGATCCGTTATCCATACGTAGATAATCAGATCTGTGAGCGACAGCAGGAGACGATAAGTAACTCACGTCAATCGACGCCAGAGCATCAGCATCTGAATAATCAGCATCAGAATCGAATAATACGTTCAAGCCAGTCAGGCGAGCAGTTACTACTGAGACGTAGTCAATCAACAGAAAGATCCGACACACCGTCATTCCGTCAGAGTCAAAGTGGTGATGTGTTGCACCGGCTTGGGCAATCGGTTGACCGTTCACTGCCTGGAACACCATCCGCAACAGGAGTTAatgacattaccacaaacccGATGTCTAGTCTCGAAAGACGGCACCGTATGGTGACTAATAGCCTCGAGAGAAATTCAACAGCAGCCAGGAAACAAATTACGACAAATAGTTTAGAGCGTAAACGACCTTCGATGCCGACAATGTCCGCGTCCATCTGCACCGGGTCCTCCTCACCGCACAATTCCGTAAGTTTGCCACCCATTCCCGTACCAGTTCCTGTCTCTTGCAATGTTGTCCAAACTACTGCGCCTATCATTCATCCCAATCAAATGATCACTATGGACATCAGTCAATCCGCTAAGTTCACAAATAACACCAATGATTTGACCGCGACTCAAGTCAACGACAGCtaa